ACACGGGCAGCACCAACCTGGCAGAAATCAACTATGCGCGACAGCTAGGAATGGATGTGATTGTCACCGATCATCACACATTGCCGAGCGATCGCCCCAATGTTACTGCGATCATTAATCCGCGATCGCTCCCCGCCGATCATCCGCTAGCAACCCTCTCTGGTGTGGCGGTGGCCTATAAGCTCGTCGAAGCCCTGTATCTCACCCTCCCAGATGTACCGACGAAACCTTTAGAATCCTTGCTGGATCTGGTGGCGATCGGCCTGATTGCGGATCTGGTTGAACTCAAGGGCGACTGTCGCTATCTGGCGCAAAAAGGGATCCAACAGTTGCAGCGGCATACACGGGGGGAATCGACCCGTCCCGGCATTGCCAAGCTGTTAGAACTCTGCCGCAAAACTGGCGATCGCCCCACGGACATTTCCTTTGGCATTGGCCCCCGCATCAACGCCATTAGCCGGATTCATGGCGATGCCCGCTTTTGTGTCGAACTGCTCACCAGCTCGGATGGCGATCGCTGCCACCACCTCGCCCTAGAAACAGAACTCGCCAACACCCGCCGCAAAGCCCTACAGAAAGACGTGGTGCAAGACGTAACCGCTCGTGTGGCTCAGTTGGACTTATCGACCACCGATGTGATTGTGCTGGCGGATGCTCAATGGCCTGTGGGGGTGCTGGGACTGGTCGCCGGACAGATTGCTCGCGAGTATGCCCGCCCCACCATCCTCCTCATCACCGATGCTCCCGATACACCCGCCCCTCGCCTCGCACGCGGCTCTGCCCGATCCGTCAACGGCATCGACCTATACCAACTGCTGAGCGCTCAGGCGCACCTGCTCCAAGGCTATGGCGGTCATCCCTTCGCGGCAGGGCTAAGCCTCCCGGAAGAAAATTTGCCGCTATTTACAGAAGCGATTAACCGTCAGTTTCGGCAGCAGTACGGCGCAGAGGTGATTACCCCCGTCCTTAAGGCGGATCTGACCGTGACCGTTGCTGATCTCGGCGCGGACTTATTCAAGGAACTGAAGCTGATCGAACCCTGCGGCATGGGCAACCCTGCACCGATCCTGTTTATTGCCAACTGCTGGTTTGAAAACGTGTGGAACCAAAATCTGAAAGATGTTCGCGGGCGGAAGGTCAGTTATATCAAAACGACCTTTCAACTGTGGGACGATACCGCCACCGAAGGCTTTCCGGGGGTATGGTGGG
Above is a genomic segment from Synechococcales cyanobacterium T60_A2020_003 containing:
- a CDS encoding single-stranded-DNA-specific exonuclease RecJ, with protein sequence TGSTNLAEINYARQLGMDVIVTDHHTLPSDRPNVTAIINPRSLPADHPLATLSGVAVAYKLVEALYLTLPDVPTKPLESLLDLVAIGLIADLVELKGDCRYLAQKGIQQLQRHTRGESTRPGIAKLLELCRKTGDRPTDISFGIGPRINAISRIHGDARFCVELLTSSDGDRCHHLALETELANTRRKALQKDVVQDVTARVAQLDLSTTDVIVLADAQWPVGVLGLVAGQIAREYARPTILLITDAPDTPAPRLARGSARSVNGIDLYQLLSAQAHLLQGYGGHPFAAGLSLPEENLPLFTEAINRQFRQQYGAEVITPVLKADLTVTVADLGADLFKELKLIEPCGMGNPAPILFIANCWFENVWNQNLKDVRGRKVSYIKTTFQLWDDTATEGFPGVWWEHYKDEVPSGRCDVLTELDFNSYSKQYELRLIAIRPAQSVQLSDISLTPSVDWILDWRGQAQPVQPDAEPILTVNRCPRSWADLTAWFRRALREESKLAIAYPPPATTPPVELWQTLVGVAKYLSRMGNPAKRVQLLDKLGVGDRPLHFGIRALQYSGFTVTASDAGLHITYDPEAPILESSQIAAIEAFFAAIQEERFQQQYFYTVPIATIQAIARGEVGR